One Cucumis melo cultivar AY chromosome 8, USDA_Cmelo_AY_1.0, whole genome shotgun sequence genomic window, aaagaaaatcaatagaaaaataattagaaaaaggaaacggaaaccaataaaaataattgagaaaaaggaaaaggaaaccaacaaaaataattgaaaaaaaaaaggaaaccaataaaaataattgagaaaaagaaaaagaaaataaatagaaataaattgagaaaaaagaaaataaaccaatagaaataattgagaaacaaaacgaaagaaattatttttttttcccaataattctttataaaatgGGAAACGTTTCTACTTTTCTTTTAGAATGAGAAATAAGGAACGTTACCAAACACCTCCgtttcttaagaaaataaaagcaTAAATAGGAAACAGGGAAtgagaacgttaccaaacgggcccttaTTGTTTGATCCTAAAAAGAATAATGCCAACAGAATTAGGGAGTTTCGACCTATTAGTCCTATCACTAGTGTTTATAAGATTTTGGCTAAGGTTCTTGCTAGGGGTGAAAAAACCGACCTGAACTGATTCGTTCGGGTTCGACCGATTTGAAACAATAGTATTACCAAACCGAACCGATTCGAGTCGGTTCGATTCTAAAATTAACCGATTAggttaaaaacttaaaaataggTTTCTTCGTTCTTCGTCATTTCATTCTGCTGCAtttcgtcttttttttcttcGCCCCAACCCCTGATCACTCTGCTGCATCATTTCGTCTTCACCTCTTTCATTCTTGTTCGTCATTTCGTCTTCGCCTCAACCCCTGACCGTTCGTTATTTCGTTTTTGCACTTCGCCATTTCGTTGTCACTCGTCAGATAGCATTTTCACTGTTTTCCCATCTCTTTGCTTTATTGTCTATGACTCTGTGGGGTTTTGTTGTTTAGAACACTTTCCTCGAATAACTTTTTGATGGGTTTTGATTTCTTGATTTCTTGAAAGTAGAAATAGTGTTTAATTTAAGATCTGGTGTTGATGCTGCCACTGAAAAAAATACCCAGGCGATGGTATTGATGTGTAAGTTATAATGTATTTGTTCATTAATTTTCTTGAGAAGATCAGACTCCCATTTATAGGTCTCATCGGACAATGCACCCCTTTACCATTATGTATAAATGGACTACGAAGTTGCAGTTGTTCATGTTTTTTACCATTCTATATAAATGGACAATGCACCCCTTTGTTCATGTTTTTTTACCATTCTGTATATTTATCAAAGAATATAATAACGATTGGGTGAACAAAATAGCTGTTTGCCTATTTACCATTCTACTTATCAATCACAAAGTTGGTACATTGTCCTAGTTGaacaaaatactaaaaaaattattggGTGAATTGAAGTCCAAATATAGCTATTAGTAAGGCAATGACTACATGATGTGTTTGATGGGAAATTCTTTCGGAAAATGCTGTTTTTCTCTGAGGTCCACGCCCCAAGCCCTTGTAAATTTAAGAATTTCAAGTCAATGTAACCAACTATTTGGTAAAAGTTCATTCTGTCCATTCAACATTGTTGGTTTAGTTTTCCATTCTCACAAACCAATTGCTAGAGCCAATCAGACCAAAAACTGACGAAGACGAACCAAAATGTAGACCAATGAGCATCCCTACGTGTCACTGTTTGTTTTGTGTTTTGTCCATGTTCATCCTTCTTCAGTGGCAATAATGATATTGCTTGACAAGTCACTGTCACTCAATATTTAGAATTCTACACTTATATCTTTATTGTTAAGACTGGTATCATGCTATTggaacacacacacacaacagTAAGAACTTTCTGATGAGAAACTGGTATCATGCTATAAAACCAACTTGTTTTTTTAAGCCATTAACCCCCTTAATTTTTTGTCAATGAGACATGTGTATGTTTAAATGATCTCCTCAAATAACTTCGACTTAATGTGCagtatagttaaatttaaatgaaTGAAATAAGATAGCAAAAAACGAAGGATTTATACAAGTTcaatattgtttttctttgcCTGAATGCTATATATTCATTTCATACCTCAAGTTAAAATTTGAGTGTTTTTTTAGTCATCGTAGACGAGACTTCAAAACAAAGTTGTTCTAGTCCAGTGTTAGGAAAAACAAAACCGGTTAAACCACCATCATCAGTATGGGaatattttataaaagtagaaggatgtgatcctaaatatcCTAGGGCTGCTTGTAAACATTGTGGGATTTCGTATGCTTGTGATTCCAAAAGAAATGGTACCACTAATTTAAAAAGACATTTAGAAAAATGTAAGAAGTATGTAAATCCATTGGACGATAATGTTGAAGGACCGGGAGATTCTGAAAGTAGTTTGATGGCTACGTCCTTCACTCAAGAAAATTGTAGAACAATGCTTGCTAGTATGGCTATCTTGGATGAATTGCcatttaagtttgtagaaagtGAAGGGTTTCACCAATTTTGTCGAGCATTAAATCCAAAGTTTGTGATTCCATCAAGAGTAACCGTTGCAAAGGATTGTTTCCAAATGTATATGAGGgagaaaaaaagttaaaaaatgcaTTAACTTGAAGTGGCCAAAGAGTTTGTTTAACAACAGATACATGAACTTATgtgcaaaatattaattatatgtttATAACGGCTCATTTCATTAATGATGATTGGAACTTgcataaaagaattttgaacttttgtccAATAGCTAATCATAAAGGAGATACAATAGGTAGAGTCATTGAAAAGTGCTTCAAAGGTTGGGGTATTGATAGGCTCTTTATTGTAACAGTTGATAATGCGAGTTCAAATGATGTAGCCATTGCCTACttggttaaaaagtttaaaggcAGAAATGAGTTATTCACATTAGATGTTGTGCTCATATTCTTAATATAATTGTTAGTGAGGCATTAAAAGATTAGCATGTGTCTATCATTCGAATCAGAAATGCTGTAAAGTATGTTAGGTCATCTCCTGCTATATTGcaaatatttaaagattttgCTAAAGAAGATAAGATGTCAACAAAAAATTGTCTTACGATGGATGTTCCAACACGATGGAATTCTACTTTCACTATGTTGGATGGAGCAATTAAGTATCAAAAAATGTTTGAAAGATTAGAGGAGCATGACCCTAGATATTAGCCAAAGGATGATATTCTTACTGCTGAAGATTGGGATAATGCAAAAGTATTTGTAAAGTTCCTAAAGACTTTTTTAAAGGTAACAATCAAGTTTTCTGCATCTATGTCTGTgacttcaaacatattttttcaCGAACTTTGTTTGATCCAAGAAATAATTCGTGAATATTCATCATATGAAAATGCATTATTGAGTCAGATGACATTAAGCATGCAGACAAAATTCAACAAGTATTGGGGTATAACTACAAGTGAGAAGACTAATTTACTATTGTATGTTTATGTAGTTCTTGACCTTAGGTACAAGCTAACTTATGTGAATTATTGTTTTAGTGAATTTTTGGAGGAAGATTGTGTAAAAATATGGACGAATAAGGTTGAAGAAGCATTTCGTCGATTGTGTGATGATTATTATATGagaatgtcaaaagaaaaatattcacaaacaCAATCATGTACACCTATAGAAGGATTTGGCTTTCAAAGTCAAAGTGGAATACCTTCTATCTCATCTAGTGGATCTTATAAGGCACGTGTTGTTGTTCatataatatttaaacaaaGTAACAAAACATGTCTAGATGATGCTAAAACAGAGGTGACTCGTTATCTGGATGAGACTCATATAGAAGATGAATATTTAGATTTGCTAAATTGGTGGAAGGTGAATTCCTCTCGATTTAAGATCATTAGCCAAGTAGCCAGGGACATCTACAGTATTCCTATATCAACTGTGCCTTCTGAGTCCGCCTTTAGCACTGGAGGACGGGTGTTAGATTCTTTTCGAAGTTCTTTAACTCCTCAAACTGCAGAGGCACTCATTTGTGCTCAGAATTGGATTCAATCTAAACCTTTGGATGACATGACTGAAGAAATTGACGGGGCTGAAGAAATTGACGGGGCtgaagaaattgatgaaggtaatattctttttgaagtacgcatttaaaattttcaattatcccATATAAGCTAACAGTTTGTCATTTTGATCTAGAATTCATAAACATAGAAAGGAGTTGGAAGCCACATTTGAGAATCTGAATAATGACTATGGTTTAAATCCCTACTCTCAAatctttatttacatttttttgttttaaattgttAACTTGTTAAATATTGAATCTTGTTCTTTTAGAGTCTTGAAGCACAGTGATGGAAGCACTTTGGGTTATACGAACAAGGTGTAACGTAGACAATAGATTCAATTGTAGGTAAAAGAGAATTTAACGTATTTGAATAACTTTTTTGTTGCCATTGCTTCAAATGCCCATCTGTGTTCTGGCTTAATGATGTTTGAGGTTATTGTTTAAATAAGAAACCAAGCTTTGGTTTACATTGAAGCATTTCTCGGATGGGCTGGCATCGATGTTGTTATTGTGTTTGAATATGCATGATTGAAACTTAACTCTACCTTCTAAAATAGTATTGTGTTAGTTTGTTTTATATGACTATGCTGTGGAATTTTCATTATCTATTGTGCTTTCTGTctattattgattttttttccttttccagtATCTCAAAGAATAGTGTGTATTCTTTGCTGCAATCTTCCATGAATGGCACCCTTCAAGCTTTTAACCATTGCATCTCAAACAAGAACACAATCTTCCATGAATGGCGCCCTTCAAGCTTTTAACCATGATTTGCCCTTTGGTACTTATGAATCCAGCTCTGTATAGGTTTTTACTTTCTCATTTACCTTTTAGGTGTTTGAAGAAATGATAAAGTTAGAgaatcattttgtttttttgtcgTTGTCTGAATGGGTTGTACGGAGAATTTAAGGGATTATGAGAATGATTGTGAGAATGTCCTTGCTGACGGAGATATAGATGTTTGGTTTTGAATTGTGtattggaaaaaagaaaaactcgaCCCGAATGTGGGTCGGGCTCTGCTACTAAATTAACCATACATTTCGGGTCGGGTCGATTTTGAAGGAAACCCAACCCGATCCAATTACACCCCTAGTTCTTGCCATCTGGTTAAGGAAAGTGTTGCCCTCAACTATTTCTGAAGCTCAGGGTGCTTTTCTAACAGGAAGATAGATTTTGAATCAACCTCTTATTGCGAATGAGGCAATAAAGGAGTATAGGTCGAAGAAAAAGGAGGGAATTTTAATTAAGCTTGATTTTGAAAAAGCATATGATCAAGATGAAAAAAAGGCTTTGGCTATAAATGGAGAATGAGGATATGAGGTGCATTAGGAACATGAAATACTCGATTCTCATCAATGGTTACCGAAAAGGGTCGATTCAAGCTTTTAGGGGTTAAGACAAGTGGGATTCTTTGTCCCCTCTTCTCTTCTTACTTTTGGTGGATGTCTTAAGTCGTCTCATTAGTAAAAGGGCTGAAGGGAACATTATTGACCCTTTTAGAACTTGCAGAAATGAAGTTACCCTATCACATTTAATTAACGGAACTACCTTAATCACGTTTGAGAACTCCCCTTATTCTAGGTGAACCCCCACAATAGTAATAAGAATACCCCTGATTAAACAAATAGTTAAATAACCCCAAGAAAGCTAAACAGATTTTAGACTAATCAAAGATCAAGAAGAAAGGAGACCTAACTTCAAGATTTCGAACTCTCCCCAAGCTAATTGATCAAACTAGATTGAAAGTCCTAAACATGCATTCTAACacaaaatataaagaaaagcATGAAGCTTGAGAGAACACTCTATgagaaatttcattcaaattcaagttttcattcataaaaaatgtggaaactACAACCGTAACACAACATTTAATTATATGCCCTTTCAACTActctaataaatgaaaatacataacattaaataagtacatattaaagatgtgaatgaatctagaaatgtattaaagatgtgaatgaatCTAAATTTCTACATTCATTATGACCCATGGGTGTCCAAATGACTCTTGAAGTTCCAACTCGTCATTAAAGGCAGAAAATTTAGCTTGAAAGTTAATCGTTCTATGCAAGCTAACAATGCCAATTATTAACTTATCAGCATTTGCAATTTGCATACGAGAGTCTGTTGTTCTGTTTTGGGAAGGAAGAGTCTTAATCATATGGTTGCTTTCTTTGAGTAGTTGTCtagtttaaaaattaataaaagcaAATGCACCATTCTAGGCATTAATACAAACGATACTAAGCTTCAGAGATGGGCAGAGGTAAATTTGATTGTGAAGTTGGTTCCTTCCCTTCGATGTATCTTGAGCTCCCCTTGGGGGACAATCCGAGGGCTATATCTTTTTGGGATTCCGTTTGCGAGAACATTTGAAAGAGGTTGGAGGGATGGAAGAAAGGGTTTTTCTCAAAAGCAGGGAGATCAACTCTAATTAGATCTTTGAGTGGAATTCCGGTGTATTACATGTAGCTCTTTAGAATTCCTAGTTCGGTTTGTAAAGGTATTGAGAAGTACATGAGAGATTTCTACGAGAGGGGTCAACGAAGGTCATGGTTCCCTTTTGGTGATTTGGGAGGTGGTGGGGCATATAGTTAATAAGGGGGGTTAGAGATTGGCAATCTTAGAATTCACAATAGAGCGTTGTTGGCTAAGTGGCTCTGGCATTTCTCTCTTGAAACTGATTCTTGATGGCATAGGATTATTGTAAGTAGGCATGACGCCCATCCCTTTGAATGGTCTTTGAAAGGGGTTAAAGGCACACACCGAAATcctggaaagaatatttccttTGAGCTTCCCACTTTCTCTTGGTTCACTAGTTTTGTGGTGGATGGTATTGGTTAGGATACGTGTTTCTGGGAGGATCATTGGGTGAGAGAGAGTTCTCTTTGTTCTTTATTTCCTCATCTCTATCATTTATCCTCGTTCAAAAACAACATGGTTTCAGATTGTCTGGTTAGTTTGGAGAATCCTGCGTCTTTTCTTTTGAGTTCCGTCATAATTTGACCAATAGGGAAGCGACAGAGGTTACCTCTCTTCTTTCCTTGCTTGGGAGGTGTATTTTTAGTAGAGGTTTGACAAGTAAGTCCTTGTTTAGTCTTTTGTTAGATTCATCTCCATACTCTGAGTCGGTTTTTGATGTGGTCTAGAGGACGAAGGTTCCCAAGAAGTTAGGTTCTTTATCTGGCAAGTCTTGCTTGGGCGTGTTAACACTGTGGATAGGCTTGTTAGGAAGAGGACTTTGTTTGTCGGCCCTTTTTGCTGTATGCTTTGTCAAAAGGCAAAGGAAGATCTTGATCATTTGTTCTGTGACTGCCAGTATGCGAGGGCTGTGTGGAGCTCTTTCCTGCAAAAGTTAGGTGTCAGTTTTGCTGGCTCTAGGAGTGTTAGAGTGACGATCGAGGAGTTCCTCCTCCATCTGTCCTTTAAAGATGAAAGGGGCTTTCTTTGAATGGTCGGGGTGTGTGCTATTATTTAAGACATATCGGGCAAGAGGAAAGGGCAAATTTTTACGGGTAGGGAGAGGGAGCATAGTGAGATTTGGTCTTTGCTAGATTTCATGTTTCTCTTTGGACTTCAATTTTGAagctttttgtaattattctatAGGTGACATCTTACTTAGTTGGTGCCCCTTCTACTAGTTGGGGTGTTTTGGTGGGCTGGATTTTTTGTATGCCtgtgtattctttcattttttctcaatgaaagctCTATTCTAGGGAGGAAATGGACCTTGGTTTCCATCTCGATAGAATTCATTAAGATAAACCAAAATTTAAGCAAAAGTCCAAGCGCCTAATAAGCATGTCTAATAATCAAAGCAACATAGATGCCCAATGGTAACAGCAATGTGTTCCTAGTATGACTCACAAATCACAACAAACATGTTGCCAATAAGAAATCCacatcttttatatttgttaaagaATGTTATAAATGAAACGGAACTACGGTAGAGTAATCATAGTCTTGTTCTAACTTAGTATTATAAaaggaatatttttttttgtttgaaaccagaatagggAACAAACGAAGCACAAACTTAATGACCAAGAGGGCTACAAAACGGCAAATCGCGGGAAGGAACGCCTTCAAGCCAAAGACGGTGAACTTTCTCCCAAAACCCccttgaaaatttgaagaatccCAATCGGCAAGACAGCAAGCAACCATATTAATAAATCTAGGTATGTAATGCAAACCAATTCCCTCCAAAGTCCCTTTTTTTATTCACTTGTTGAACCCAAAGAGCTAGTAGGTCAACTAATGGTGATTGGTTCGTAGTATTCTAATATCTTGATTAGGCCAAATATAATCTTTTGTGATAACCATGAATGTCTGAACTATCTTACAGACATCTCAGCCGATAATACAAGAAATCTTCTGACCTTACAATGCTTGGCATTCTCATAACACACACAAACACATAAACATACATACATTAATCCCAGAGAAGTAAACACTGGTTCCAACTAAGGTCCAAGACAAGTATTATCTGTGTA contains:
- the LOC103502449 gene encoding zinc finger BED domain-containing protein RICESLEEPER 2-like; this encodes MSVTSNIFFHELCLIQEIIREYSSYENALLSQMTLSMQTKFNKYWGITTSEKTNLLLYVYVVLDLRYKLTYVNYCFSEFLEEDCVKIWTNKVEEAFRRLCDDYYMRMSKEKYSQTQSCTPIEGFGFQSQSGIPSISSSGSYKARVVVHIIFKQSNKTCLDDAKTEVTRYLDETHIEDEYLDLLNWWKVNSSRFKIISQVARDIYSIPISTVPSESAFSTGGRVLDSFRSSLTPQTAEALICAQNWIQSKPLDDMTEEIDGAEEIDGAEEIDEEFINIERSWKPHLRI